The genomic DNA ATCCGAACTGACGACACCGCACAGGCCAGTGGGCTGGTCGGCAACTACCGGTCGAAACGCGACATTGTCTGCGTCCACGGGGGGGAGTTGAACCGGTTCGCCGTAGAGGAGCCAAAAGTAGACGTGCTCGCCCACCCGATGCGTGACGGCGACGTAAACCACGTACTCGCCAAAGCGGCCGCGGAAAACGGCGTCCACTTCGAGTTCAATTTCGGTCGGGTACTCAGAGCCGATGGGGGAAAGCGGGTACAGGCGATACAGGGGCTTCGGAAGCTTCGCGAACTCGTCGACCAGTACGATGCCCCATACGTCGTCTCTGCGGACCCCGAATCCCATCTCGAACTGCGGTCCTCGCGGGACCTCGCCGCGGTCGGCGAGACGGTGGGCTTTGACCGTGAGGCCATCACCGACGGCTTGGCCGCGTGGGCCGACATCGTCGAGCGCAATCGTCGACGACGCTCCGCCGCCGTTGTCGAGCCCGGCGTCCGCATCGAGCGTGCTGATGGCGAAACGGACGACAGCCGCGAGTGATTTAAGTCAGCGGGGACAGATGCACCGGTATATGCGCCGCCGCGTCCTGCTCTCACTGGTGTCCGGCACGGCGGCGGCCCTGGCCGGCTGTGCAGATGGGATGGAAGAGGCAAACGATGACGACGGCGGGACGCCAGCCGCAACGCCTGCGGCGGACGATGCGGCGGCTATTCCCGAACCACAGATGACAGTCGAGGTGCCGGACAAGCGCCAGCGCGGCGAACCGTTCTCGGTGCGCCTCACGGCGGAGAACCCGGCTGACGAACCACAGGCAGTCTCCAGACAGGTCTCCGACGTGACCGCTGACGTGACCGTCGGCGAGTTTTCCAGCACACTTCCCCCGGGGGAGACGGTCGTCTGGGAGAGCCCTCCGATTGTCTATCAAACGATACCGGACGACGGCGTCGTCGAACTCGATGTCGGTGGCGACACCGTTTCAGTTCGTATCTTTGAGCCACTCTCCGTTGGGGCGAGCCACACCTACGAGGACGGCGTCACAATCCACGTCGAGGGAATACAGACAGTCCGTGCCTATCCGCATCGAATAGACGACAGACGGCGCTGGCGACACGCCGGAGACGGCGCGCAATACGTGTTCGTCTTTGTTTCAGCAACCGGGGTCCACAGAGACGGCCA from Natronomonas pharaonis DSM 2160 includes the following:
- a CDS encoding RNase P subunit p30 family protein, whose translation is MYEGVHAHPDGNATVARFAETAASRGYDGIVVRNHGDAQTDYDADAVAAEYGVEVVSGIEIRTDDTAQASGLVGNYRSKRDIVCVHGGELNRFAVEEPKVDVLAHPMRDGDVNHVLAKAAAENGVHFEFNFGRVLRADGGKRVQAIQGLRKLRELVDQYDAPYVVSADPESHLELRSSRDLAAVGETVGFDREAITDGLAAWADIVERNRRRRSAAVVEPGVRIERADGETDDSRE